The Candidatus Brocadiaceae bacterium genome contains a region encoding:
- a CDS encoding Gfo/Idh/MocA family oxidoreductase has translation MTPLRVGIVGSRFAAGFHADCYRRLDTAEVVAVAAIDNLEPFAAEWGIPDTYEDYRQMLAHADVDLVSVCLPNFLHHEVAVAAAEAGKHVICEKPLATTVADGERVIDACAKAGVKLFYAEDWVFAPSLMRVGEILAEGAVGEVLYLKAKEVHNGSHSPFAKKKSTCGGGSLIHLGIHPIGYALYLLGGADNPVVEVVGQTTGGLADNFVHKDFEGEDWAVGVLKFRDGRRAFIEGNYITVGGMDDVVEIYGTEGVVKVALTFGSNVDVYSRKGYGYAIEKADFTHGWTKPAVDEFYNLGYVREIEYFVDCILKDQEPRYGVNGQAGLECLKVVQALYRSAAEGRAVRGPF, from the coding sequence ATGACTCCACTTCGCGTCGGCATCGTGGGCTCCAGGTTCGCCGCAGGCTTCCATGCCGACTGCTACCGCCGCCTGGACACGGCGGAGGTCGTGGCCGTGGCCGCCATCGACAACCTCGAGCCGTTCGCGGCCGAATGGGGCATCCCCGACACGTACGAGGACTACCGGCAGATGCTGGCGCACGCCGACGTCGACCTGGTGAGCGTCTGCCTGCCCAACTTCCTGCACCACGAGGTGGCCGTGGCGGCCGCCGAGGCCGGCAAGCACGTGATCTGCGAGAAGCCGCTGGCCACGACCGTGGCCGACGGCGAGCGCGTGATCGACGCCTGCGCAAAGGCCGGCGTGAAGCTGTTCTACGCCGAGGACTGGGTGTTTGCGCCGAGCCTGATGCGCGTGGGCGAGATCCTGGCCGAGGGGGCCGTCGGCGAGGTACTGTACCTGAAGGCCAAGGAGGTCCACAACGGGTCGCATTCGCCCTTCGCCAAGAAGAAGAGCACCTGCGGCGGCGGCTCGCTGATCCACCTGGGCATCCACCCGATCGGCTACGCCCTCTACCTGCTGGGCGGGGCCGACAATCCGGTCGTGGAGGTGGTGGGGCAGACGACCGGCGGGCTGGCCGACAACTTTGTGCACAAGGACTTCGAGGGCGAGGACTGGGCCGTGGGCGTGCTGAAATTCCGCGACGGCCGTCGCGCCTTCATCGAGGGCAACTACATCACCGTGGGCGGTATGGACGACGTGGTGGAGATCTACGGCACCGAAGGCGTCGTCAAAGTGGCACTGACGTTCGGCTCGAACGTGGACGTCTACTCGCGCAAGGGCTACGGCTACGCGATCGAGAAGGCCGACTTCACCCACGGCTGGACCAAGCCGGCGGTCGACGAGTTCTACAACCTGGGCTACGTGCGCGAGATCGAGTACTTCGTCGACTGCATCCTGAAGGACCAGGAGCCCAGGTACGGCGTCAACGGGCAGGCGGGGCTGGAGTGCCTCAAGGTCGTCCAGGCGCTGTACCGCTCGGCCGCCGAGGGCCGCGCGGTGCGCGGGCCGTTCTGA